A stretch of Pseudoprevotella muciniphila DNA encodes these proteins:
- a CDS encoding RICIN domain-containing protein: MKRILLSIVSLLISLAGMANGITSLDELDNTKYYYIQQASDNQYVYANSSTSYTMGTASSGTTHQWAVYKSTNSGNYYFYNLSTGKFMTANGSTCPLQSDAVPVFLLPGETAGEWYAYSASYVIGQNAAAGANAVLLTNSIANYEVPAFSFTEGGALTAAQQNAVAAKVYVYESGGETVNVISSIGSAISDLSALTDGSTVLLYSNGKGKYTYDNGSYLYFGSTPSTNDIDAMKYVFTVSTDGTNYTFRSGAGNYIYTLQNGTIVNTSSTNEGSFTITASSGTANCFNLYSTTSGTYLNANPDKPVGWSSSEENSLYKFIPVTITASSTVYSAVYDCYLTDGTNEKSLGAQVLFNNSNTYSAPTFSGATLSSMTNLATGATVSSSNTYTSSVAVKALYTSNAAALVTPTTVSNGTFADNATWYRIYVNGKLLCYDEKTARYYTLNRTAQATFNDADLWCFDGNNVTGYVLYNKKAGAAVQPLTYTANLVNGDVPYTGNEENLWVVSQNGSACYLTTAEDGFYLCNDGQGKVSLYKSSSYKNVAIEPAGETMKTNAELYANEMGNYVGMFKENNYTSTLTAAASGYTTASPTATTFSNLQTAYNNFMNNAERVTLRNDRLYVIASVGTSGKSIRPSGTGASQVVGVAKDMANTNQYWRILQLGNSGEYYLLSPYAGGYLDASSGGKIYLTTSAPTHPYLITNYGTTLSQWLLHDQNASTANRSYLNYKAATNILTGWTGADASDRWQILPVDEFPVTVSASGFATTCLPFNALPSSGLQVFAIESATPPTSEDGIATLSAISGVVPAATPVVLYAKGGGDFTLNATDTEGTAPAANLLQGTPDMLTTVGANNVYVVWDNDNNTPGFYKYTADQLAPFKAYLSAEVLAAAGVSRLLLSVGEEGTTTDINAATEGKTQRGSEIFDLQGRRVTKMQKGGIYIVGGKKIVN; this comes from the coding sequence ATGAAAAGAATATTATTATCAATAGTAAGTCTGCTCATCTCTCTGGCGGGGATGGCTAACGGCATAACTTCGCTCGATGAACTGGACAACACGAAGTACTACTACATACAGCAGGCTTCGGACAATCAATATGTCTATGCCAACAGCAGCACTTCGTACACCATGGGCACCGCCTCTTCCGGCACCACTCACCAGTGGGCTGTATATAAATCAACCAATAGCGGGAACTACTATTTCTATAACCTCTCGACCGGTAAGTTTATGACAGCGAATGGATCGACCTGTCCTTTGCAGAGCGATGCAGTGCCCGTCTTTCTGTTGCCGGGCGAAACGGCGGGCGAGTGGTATGCCTACAGTGCAAGTTACGTAATCGGTCAGAATGCTGCGGCAGGTGCAAATGCCGTGTTGCTGACCAACTCCATCGCCAACTATGAGGTACCCGCCTTTAGTTTCACGGAAGGCGGAGCGTTGACAGCAGCACAGCAAAATGCAGTAGCCGCAAAAGTGTACGTCTATGAATCAGGCGGAGAAACCGTTAATGTCATATCGAGTATAGGCAGTGCCATCAGCGACCTGTCTGCCCTCACCGACGGTTCGACAGTTCTGCTCTACAGCAACGGCAAGGGTAAATACACCTATGACAACGGCAGTTATCTCTATTTTGGCAGTACACCATCTACGAATGATATCGATGCCATGAAGTATGTATTTACTGTCAGCACAGATGGTACGAACTATACGTTCAGGTCGGGTGCCGGCAATTACATCTACACGTTGCAGAATGGAACTATAGTGAATACGAGCAGTACTAATGAAGGGTCGTTCACCATTACTGCCAGTTCCGGAACGGCAAATTGCTTCAACCTCTACAGCACCACATCCGGCACCTACCTCAATGCCAATCCCGACAAGCCTGTGGGTTGGAGTTCTTCTGAAGAAAATTCGTTGTATAAGTTTATTCCCGTAACCATAACTGCTTCAAGTACGGTATATAGTGCTGTCTATGACTGTTATCTTACAGACGGCACCAATGAAAAGAGTCTGGGCGCACAGGTGCTTTTCAACAACAGCAATACCTATTCTGCACCCACATTCAGCGGAGCAACACTTTCGTCGATGACAAACCTTGCCACAGGCGCAACGGTGAGTAGCAGTAATACATACACATCATCAGTGGCAGTAAAAGCACTCTATACGAGCAATGCAGCAGCGTTGGTTACTCCCACAACGGTCAGCAACGGCACTTTTGCCGACAATGCCACGTGGTACCGCATTTATGTGAACGGGAAACTCCTGTGCTATGACGAGAAGACAGCGCGTTACTACACACTGAACCGTACTGCGCAAGCAACGTTTAATGATGCCGACTTATGGTGCTTCGACGGTAACAACGTCACAGGATATGTGCTGTATAACAAGAAGGCGGGTGCGGCAGTTCAGCCTTTGACCTATACAGCCAACCTCGTCAATGGCGATGTGCCTTACACAGGCAATGAAGAAAACCTCTGGGTGGTCTCGCAGAATGGAAGTGCTTGTTATCTCACTACTGCCGAAGACGGCTTCTATCTCTGCAACGACGGACAGGGAAAAGTAAGCCTGTATAAGAGTTCTTCATACAAAAATGTTGCGATAGAACCCGCTGGTGAAACGATGAAAACGAATGCCGAACTATATGCTAACGAAATGGGAAACTATGTGGGTATGTTCAAGGAGAACAACTACACATCTACTCTGACTGCAGCGGCATCGGGATACACCACAGCATCGCCAACGGCAACAACGTTCAGCAACCTGCAGACCGCTTACAACAACTTCATGAACAATGCCGAACGTGTAACACTGCGCAACGACCGGCTCTACGTCATAGCCTCCGTGGGCACTTCCGGAAAATCAATCAGGCCATCGGGAACAGGCGCTTCGCAAGTTGTCGGTGTGGCAAAAGATATGGCAAACACCAACCAGTACTGGCGCATTTTGCAACTCGGCAACAGCGGAGAATACTATCTGTTAAGTCCTTATGCAGGAGGATACCTGGACGCATCAAGTGGTGGCAAAATATATTTGACGACATCAGCCCCGACACATCCATATTTAATAACAAACTACGGCACAACGCTCTCACAATGGCTATTGCATGATCAGAATGCCAGTACAGCAAACCGCAGTTATCTGAACTATAAGGCAGCAACGAACATATTGACAGGTTGGACCGGTGCCGATGCCAGTGACCGCTGGCAGATATTGCCGGTGGATGAGTTCCCCGTAACAGTTTCTGCTTCAGGCTTTGCCACGACCTGCCTGCCGTTCAATGCGCTTCCTTCAAGTGGCTTGCAAGTATTTGCCATCGAAAGTGCTACACCACCAACATCAGAAGACGGAATTGCCACACTCTCGGCAATAAGCGGGGTGGTGCCTGCAGCGACCCCTGTAGTGCTTTATGCCAAGGGCGGCGGAGACTTCACGCTGAATGCTACGGATACCGAAGGCACAGCACCTGCAGCAAACTTGCTTCAGGGTACTCCTGACATGCTGACAACCGTAGGCGCCAACAATGTATATGTGGTTTGGGACAACGACAACAACACTCCTGGCTTCTATAAATATACGGCAGACCAACTTGCGCCCTTCAAGGCCTATCTGTCGGCAGAGGTTCTGGCAGCGGCAGGCGTTTCGCGGTTATTGTTGTCAGTAGGAGAAGAAGGCACCACAACTGACATCAATGCCGCCACTGAAGGCAAGACACAGCGCGGCAGTGAAATCTTCGACCTGCAGGGCCGCCGTGTAACAAAGATGCAGAAAGGCGGCATCTATATCGTGGGTGGTAAGAAAATCGTGAACTGA
- a CDS encoding M60 family metallopeptidase: MSKNSALRSLYVIGIILIFSILPVCAQTVLPSANAPLFVASAATRTAGVDGTTDFIGVAGTPNYSVSSNTDWATIKKTTGGVNVNVARNNTGSQRIATLTFTNDDLAASTSSSSVQISSLTANQEETTGEGTVSGFASAAIDGNTSTYYHSPWQSGSTSMPITWEFTLTDLSQVNQFVYIPRAIEYQRNPKDITFYYSAAASGDDWQVIGSTQLAEQFTSSQTYDFPSTVSAKRIKAVVTSMWGNWVCAAELKFNKVTSNASHVYIVQESNVAADYGDYQVNIASGLAASTESGDPITQAFDGNGSTVWHSKWTSATTFPTYVLFTFEEATDIYKMLYQGRYVNNTNGHLKEVEVWYSTSARTNLNTSGYTKIGTTVFADNVNEQTYDFGQTYRGVRTVLLKIKSSYSSSFCSIAEVKFLKPNEGKVLSDYTTLFKDNLCTQLKSGIGATEIAAATDVVAKRLATDILNNNYDTEYRVGNYICHRSLSNLQSELHNSHQYDRYENSTGIYMDEGETVVILAENISSSYPVMVKVLQLDGSHPGGSATSNIQLKNGVNTFTSSVAGNVYIDYYSDNYKNAPAVGLHIIYGQQNGYFKYDPAYPNDPAKSDSNEKWKKLLANAKSEVIDIVTPRMHMLAPLYALKAQCPARGSELAEKLDSIVYREWEILGYYKQGVDVSTNHQVCRPAASGIFAGGEGAYLNWGGFGAWVVPVFLPTWGIAHELGHNNQISPFTWTGMTEVSNNVCSAWVQYALPKNRDQPFRLEDEYINCSVGSVRGGRIQNFVDMDVTKTVKTLYSEAYHTAAGENYHWQNETEYNNANTDHFVALVPLWQMILYTMGDAAGYAPDAFPGMYTDMRQNYSTYNALSAAEKRLNFFRVICEQAQLNFIPFFEKANMFEPLDNVFIDDYSSGYMTITQSQLNQVRATIEAYNYEKVPSSLVFMNNYNYKRFRDKVVINPNQLPVNTGCTATTLNGHSVIKVDNYVWEGAVGYEACDAEGNVLHATTFGLGDAVASDRYTYAIWKLSGDTETPAYLRAVGYDDSTEIIYQP; encoded by the coding sequence ATGAGTAAGAATTCAGCATTAAGGAGTTTATATGTCATCGGCATAATCTTGATTTTCAGCATTCTGCCGGTTTGTGCACAGACTGTCTTGCCTTCGGCAAACGCTCCGCTGTTCGTGGCTTCCGCTGCAACACGCACAGCAGGCGTTGACGGAACGACAGATTTCATCGGAGTGGCAGGCACACCGAACTACTCTGTGAGCAGCAACACAGACTGGGCGACCATTAAGAAAACCACAGGTGGTGTGAATGTCAATGTAGCGAGGAACAATACCGGCTCGCAGCGCATAGCAACATTGACATTTACAAATGACGACCTTGCAGCCAGTACTTCATCCAGCAGTGTCCAGATCAGTAGTCTTACAGCCAATCAGGAGGAAACTACTGGCGAAGGCACTGTCAGTGGTTTTGCGTCGGCTGCCATCGACGGCAATACAAGCACCTACTATCACAGCCCCTGGCAGAGCGGCTCAACGTCGATGCCCATAACGTGGGAATTCACACTGACCGACCTTTCACAAGTCAATCAGTTCGTGTATATTCCGAGAGCCATTGAATATCAGCGCAATCCTAAGGATATCACGTTCTATTACAGTGCGGCGGCAAGCGGTGATGACTGGCAGGTGATAGGCAGTACCCAACTTGCCGAGCAGTTCACATCATCCCAGACATACGACTTCCCTTCCACCGTTTCTGCAAAGCGCATAAAGGCAGTGGTAACATCCATGTGGGGCAACTGGGTATGTGCCGCTGAGTTGAAGTTCAACAAAGTAACCAGTAACGCTTCGCACGTGTACATCGTACAGGAAAGCAATGTGGCAGCCGACTATGGCGATTATCAAGTCAATATCGCTTCAGGATTGGCAGCGAGTACAGAAAGCGGCGACCCTATAACACAAGCATTCGATGGCAACGGCAGTACGGTATGGCACAGCAAATGGACTTCTGCCACCACTTTCCCCACTTATGTGCTGTTCACCTTTGAAGAGGCAACGGACATTTATAAGATGCTCTATCAAGGGCGCTACGTCAACAACACCAACGGACACCTCAAAGAAGTGGAAGTGTGGTATTCCACCTCAGCGAGGACAAACCTGAACACTTCAGGTTATACAAAAATAGGTACGACCGTCTTTGCAGATAATGTGAACGAACAGACTTATGATTTCGGACAAACATACAGAGGGGTGCGTACCGTGCTTCTGAAGATAAAATCTTCTTACAGCAGTTCATTCTGTTCGATAGCAGAAGTGAAATTTTTAAAACCTAATGAAGGAAAGGTTTTAAGCGACTATACAACCTTGTTCAAAGACAATCTTTGTACACAACTTAAAAGCGGCATAGGAGCGACAGAAATTGCTGCAGCAACAGATGTCGTTGCCAAGCGCCTGGCTACCGACATTCTGAACAACAACTATGACACGGAGTATCGTGTGGGCAACTACATCTGCCACCGAAGCCTGAGCAACCTGCAAAGTGAGTTGCACAACTCCCATCAGTACGACCGCTACGAAAACAGCACGGGTATTTATATGGACGAGGGCGAGACAGTGGTAATTCTTGCAGAAAACATCAGTAGCAGTTATCCTGTAATGGTAAAGGTATTGCAGCTGGATGGCAGTCATCCGGGAGGTAGTGCTACATCAAACATCCAACTGAAAAATGGTGTAAACACCTTCACTTCAAGTGTTGCAGGCAATGTGTACATAGACTACTATTCTGATAACTATAAGAATGCTCCTGCAGTAGGTCTGCATATAATCTATGGTCAGCAGAACGGCTATTTCAAGTACGACCCTGCCTATCCCAACGACCCTGCAAAGAGCGACAGCAACGAAAAATGGAAAAAACTCCTTGCCAATGCCAAGAGCGAAGTCATCGACATCGTAACACCGCGTATGCACATGCTTGCACCACTGTATGCACTGAAAGCACAGTGTCCTGCCCGCGGCAGCGAGTTGGCAGAGAAACTTGACAGTATAGTCTATCGTGAATGGGAAATTCTGGGCTACTACAAGCAAGGTGTTGACGTGAGCACTAACCATCAGGTGTGTCGTCCTGCTGCGAGCGGTATCTTTGCCGGTGGCGAAGGTGCTTATCTGAACTGGGGCGGTTTCGGCGCATGGGTAGTACCCGTCTTCCTGCCTACATGGGGTATAGCCCACGAGTTGGGACACAACAATCAGATCAGTCCTTTCACCTGGACGGGTATGACGGAGGTATCGAACAATGTCTGCTCGGCATGGGTGCAATATGCCTTGCCGAAAAATAGGGACCAGCCCTTCCGTCTGGAGGACGAATATATCAACTGTTCTGTGGGTTCAGTGCGCGGCGGTCGCATTCAGAACTTCGTGGACATGGACGTAACGAAGACGGTAAAGACACTCTACAGCGAAGCGTATCACACTGCGGCAGGAGAGAACTATCACTGGCAGAACGAAACGGAATACAATAATGCCAATACGGACCACTTCGTGGCACTCGTTCCGCTTTGGCAAATGATTCTTTATACCATGGGCGATGCCGCAGGGTATGCTCCTGACGCATTCCCGGGCATGTACACGGATATGCGCCAGAACTACTCCACATACAACGCGCTGAGTGCTGCTGAGAAGCGACTCAACTTTTTCCGTGTTATCTGTGAGCAGGCGCAACTCAACTTCATACCGTTCTTCGAGAAAGCCAACATGTTCGAACCGCTTGACAACGTGTTCATCGACGACTACAGTTCCGGCTATATGACCATCACACAGTCGCAACTCAATCAGGTAAGGGCAACGATAGAGGCATACAATTATGAAAAAGTGCCGTCCTCGCTCGTATTTATGAACAACTACAATTACAAGCGCTTCCGCGACAAGGTAGTCATCAACCCGAACCAACTCCCCGTAAACACCGGCTGCACTGCCACGACGCTCAACGGTCACAGTGTCATCAAGGTGGACAATTACGTTTGGGAAGGTGCCGTAGGCTATGAGGCTTGCGATGCTGAAGGAAATGTGTTGCACGCCACAACATTCGGACTGGGTGATGCCGTGGCGAGCGACCGTTATACCTACGCCATCTGGAAACTTTCCGGCGACACAGAAACACCGGCATACCTCCGCGCTGTGGGGTACGACGACTCTACTGAAATCATTTATCAACCCTGA
- a CDS encoding acyloxyacyl hydrolase, producing MTFQRTLLPKSGTAMALLVLSVMLFGMASAVCATPPDSTFGHWGIGADIAPGKVMHISKYGKDWVIHDNAVTFGGELRYQTSPSDNDPYAKDYNYPAFGVGVRKGDYDAVTLHRMPTPEAGEKWEAADYKSQLGNIVSVYGFFERPIVRKNHWQVDYRINIGASYALRTYNTEDNVDNVMIGSNWNFYFGAGVHYTFFFAPEWGARIGAEYTHNSCGAMYKPNKGINFFSPMVGLIYRDTRMREHELSWSNHNRPRGRTIGGGRYAADSRKNFHRPTLFGAPLYLRLSGVMGFKAIMESTGADGVPEINSHGGKNRFYMCYGWQTDLMCRYARRWSSGIGVDVLFAEEAFRLHYIDRMHGYHGTRHIPWQIGIAGKHEVHYGNVAMTLALGFYALRHMGPTDAKETRKFYERIGMKYNIPGKTGLFLGINVKAHAGKASHSELVLGIDI from the coding sequence ATGACATTTCAGAGGACTCTCCTGCCGAAAAGCGGTACAGCCATGGCGCTTCTTGTGCTTTCAGTCATGTTGTTTGGCATGGCTTCCGCGGTGTGTGCCACTCCTCCCGACTCTACTTTCGGGCATTGGGGCATAGGTGCCGACATAGCCCCCGGCAAGGTGATGCACATATCGAAATACGGGAAAGACTGGGTAATTCACGACAATGCAGTAACATTTGGCGGAGAATTGAGGTACCAGACGAGTCCCAGCGACAACGACCCCTACGCCAAGGACTACAACTATCCTGCTTTCGGTGTGGGTGTTCGCAAGGGCGACTATGATGCGGTGACGCTGCACCGCATGCCAACCCCTGAAGCGGGTGAAAAATGGGAAGCGGCAGACTACAAGTCGCAGTTGGGCAACATCGTGTCGGTATATGGTTTCTTTGAGCGTCCTATCGTGCGTAAGAACCATTGGCAGGTGGACTATCGCATCAACATAGGTGCTTCATACGCCCTTCGGACCTATAACACGGAAGACAACGTTGACAACGTGATGATAGGTTCCAATTGGAATTTCTATTTCGGCGCAGGTGTTCACTATACTTTCTTCTTTGCGCCTGAATGGGGTGCGCGCATAGGTGCAGAATATACCCACAACTCCTGTGGCGCCATGTACAAGCCCAACAAAGGTATCAATTTCTTTTCCCCTATGGTGGGTTTGATTTACCGAGACACGCGGATGCGTGAGCATGAGTTGTCGTGGAGCAACCACAACCGTCCCCGTGGCCGTACCATCGGTGGCGGACGTTATGCCGCAGATTCGCGCAAGAACTTCCACCGCCCGACCCTGTTCGGTGCTCCGCTATATCTCAGACTCTCCGGCGTGATGGGCTTCAAGGCTATCATGGAAAGCACGGGTGCTGACGGTGTGCCGGAAATAAACAGCCATGGCGGTAAGAACAGGTTCTATATGTGCTATGGCTGGCAGACTGACCTGATGTGCCGTTATGCGCGGCGTTGGTCTTCCGGCATCGGTGTGGACGTGCTCTTTGCCGAAGAAGCCTTCCGTCTGCACTACATCGACCGTATGCACGGCTATCATGGCACGCGCCACATACCCTGGCAGATCGGTATAGCAGGCAAGCACGAGGTGCATTATGGCAACGTGGCGATGACATTGGCGCTCGGTTTTTATGCGTTGCGGCACATGGGTCCCACTGATGCAAAAGAAACCAGAAAATTCTATGAGCGCATCGGCATGAAATACAATATACCCGGCAAGACAGGTCTCTTCTTAGGCATAAACGTGAAGGCACATGCCGGGAAGGCTTCGCATTCGGAGTTGGTGTTAGGCATTGATATTTGA
- a CDS encoding 4'-phosphopantetheinyl transferase family protein has protein sequence MILIDEHIDRIDISSSLELLPPERREKALAYRDELQQRQCIGAWLLLRKACSEVFGLNEVPPVAVGQHGKPYFPAMPRLHFNLSHCRVAVACAADHVPVGIDIECPRNFSDNLLSYVCSPEERSKVLAAENPQLSFAELWTKKESLYKLTGEGIRDNIKTILAERTDIFFETHTHTAGKYVCTLARYDRNKVES, from the coding sequence ATGATTCTTATAGACGAACACATCGACCGGATAGACATTTCCTCCTCGCTGGAACTACTTCCGCCAGAGCGCCGGGAAAAGGCTTTGGCATATCGCGACGAGTTGCAACAGCGACAGTGCATCGGTGCATGGCTGTTGCTCAGAAAGGCGTGCAGCGAAGTGTTCGGACTGAACGAAGTGCCGCCCGTAGCAGTAGGTCAGCATGGAAAGCCTTATTTCCCCGCCATGCCCCGGCTGCATTTCAACCTGAGCCATTGCCGCGTGGCGGTGGCTTGTGCAGCAGACCATGTACCGGTAGGCATCGACATAGAGTGCCCGCGAAATTTTTCAGACAACTTATTGTCATACGTCTGTTCGCCGGAGGAACGCAGCAAAGTGTTGGCAGCAGAAAATCCCCAGCTCAGTTTCGCAGAACTGTGGACAAAAAAGGAAAGCCTCTACAAACTTACCGGAGAAGGCATCCGCGACAATATAAAGACCATATTGGCAGAACGCACCGACATCTTTTTTGAAACACACACCCACACCGCAGGCAAATACGTCTGCACACTTGCCAGATACGACAGAAATAAAGTTGAGAGTTGA
- a CDS encoding Crp/Fnr family transcriptional regulator — translation MKEELIEQIKPTPLFEGFDLDDLKEFMTGSPYQLRNHRKGAIIAHKGDDCINLTMLVKGTVHTTMSNQEGKEMIIDTYDGPTILAAAFVFSEVNKFPVNVVAQSECTVLYIDRATFIGWLHHDKQLMFNYISMISNRCQHLGRLLNDVALLSLKERVTEYLKVHKKIKNVEALSRFMGVARTSLSRVLSELKAEGMIERTTDGIELRKIVKKA, via the coding sequence ATGAAGGAAGAGTTGATAGAACAGATAAAGCCGACTCCGCTTTTCGAGGGCTTTGATTTAGACGACCTGAAGGAATTCATGACAGGCTCTCCATATCAGTTGCGCAATCACCGCAAAGGAGCCATTATTGCGCATAAAGGCGACGACTGCATAAACCTCACAATGCTTGTTAAAGGCACAGTGCATACCACCATGTCGAATCAGGAAGGCAAGGAGATGATTATTGACACCTACGACGGACCAACTATTCTTGCAGCCGCTTTTGTTTTTTCAGAAGTAAACAAGTTCCCCGTCAATGTGGTTGCACAGTCGGAATGTACCGTTCTGTATATCGACCGCGCCACGTTCATTGGTTGGCTTCACCACGACAAGCAACTGATGTTTAACTACATCAGCATGATATCCAACCGTTGTCAGCACCTTGGCAGGCTTCTCAACGACGTGGCGCTTCTCTCGCTGAAAGAGCGGGTGACGGAGTATCTGAAGGTGCACAAGAAGATCAAAAACGTGGAAGCGCTGTCCAGGTTTATGGGTGTGGCACGCACCTCGCTTTCGCGGGTGTTGTCCGAACTTAAGGCGGAAGGCATGATTGAACGTACGACAGACGGCATAGAACTCCGGAAAATTGTTAAAAAAGCGTAA